The genomic stretch cgtatgcgtcgatggtctttttcgcaagtcacgcggacaCATCGGTCACGCAAacgcgtcgctgagcaaatcttcaaatcacgcgtccgcgtcagtcacgcgcacgcgtcgccgtggaaagctccaaatcacgcgtacgcgtcagtcacgcgtacgcgtcgttcctCGCTGTCATTTCTTTTGATTCTTGAgttgcagaaactccatcaaatccagtcgaatgctacctaaaataaacaaatttgcaaaagactcaaagtagcattcatattatttaaaagataattaattttttattaaactcaacaaattagatgcaaattttctaaaaaaagatataaaaaatactCACGCATCAATAAGTACTATCTACGTAGAGATTTTATATTCACCCAAAAACATTTGGGTGATTTTTGGTTAATACCTTCTTGGTTCTAGGATTGTTGccaaaataattatttagttttgtttttgaGCCTGAACAGAGGTGGTATCATGTAGCATCCATGTTCCATGTGGCAGCGGTGAATGATATCCTGTCTCCATGGAAAGCACAGTTCCAATTCCAACCTCAGCTGCAACTCCAACttcatctctctctctttctcttttctcttcaaACACCAACCGCACCTCTCTCCAACTCCCCTTCAACTTCAAACCTCCTCCTTCCATCACCACACAGcaacaacaaccaccaccacccaATAACCCTAAACTCAAATTTGCATTTCAACCacaaaacgacgccgtttcgGGCAAGTCGCGAACGACGCTCTTGGGAGGAGCAGAATTGGATGTGTCTAGCTTTGTGAATGTTATTGAAAGCTTGGGTGATGCAAATGCGGTTCAAGAAGGGTTTAAGGTTCATGCCATTTTGGTTAAGAACGGTTATTTTCATGCTAGTTTATATATTAAGGTCTGTTTGGTTAGAATGTATTTTAGGTGCGGGAAAATTGAGCTTGCGCGGAGGGTGTTTGATGAAAGTTCTGAGAGAGATGTTGCTTTGTGGGGTGCCATGGTTGCTGGTTTTGCACACCATGGGATGCGGATTGAAGCATTGCAGTATGTGAGGTTGATGGTACATGAAGGAATAATGCCGAATTCGGCTTTGATGATGGGTGTTCTTCCCTTAGTTGGGGAGCTTGGCGCATTGCGGATAGGTCAAGAGGCTCATGCCTACTTAGTGAAGAAGAAATTTTACTATGAGCAAGTGCGAATTCGAACTGCATTGGTTGATATGTATAGTAAATGTGGGGATGTTGGTTCGGGGAGGCGAGTTTTGTCTAGCTTGGTAGAGAGAGGTATAAGTTGTTGGAGTGCTCTGATTGCGGGTTCTGTCTCGAGTGGGGGGTTTCAAAAGGCAGTGAAGTCCATGGTTAGAATGCAGCGAGAAGGGCTCCGGCCTAATCATGTCAGTGTTGCTTCTATCCTTTCAGTTTGTGCACAGTCGAGGGCTCTGAAACGGGGGAAGGAGATTCATGCTTATGCTTTAAAACATTGGTTTCTGCCTCATGTCTCTATAGCTTCTTCGTTGATAGTGTTGTACTCTAAGTGTGGTTTGATTGAGTATTGTAGAAACCTATTTGATGGTATGGAACGAAAGAATGTGATCTTGTGGACAGCCATGATTGATGCATATGTGGAAAATGGGTGTTTTCCTGAAGCATTTGGTGTCTTAAGGTCAATGCAATTGACAGAGTATAGGCCGGACACAGTTACCACGGCGAGGATGTTAAGTCTTTGCAGCAAACTAAAACTTGTAAAGTTTGGCAAGGAGATTCATGGGCAGGTATTGAAAAGAGATTTTGCATCAGTGCATTATGTTTCTGCAGAACTTATCAATATGTATGGTACCTGTGGATTCATTGATAAGGCGAATTTGGTATTTGATGCAGTGCTTGATAAAGGTTCAATGACATGGACTGCTCTTATAAGGGCATATGTATATAAAGAATTGTATAAAGATGCAATTGACCTCTTTGATGACATGATTTCAAGGGGTTGTGCTCCGAACCGCTTTACTTTTGAAGCTGTTCTTTCTGTATGTGATAAAGCTGGTTTTGTTGAAGAGGCATTTAGGATCTTCAATTTACTGTCAAGGTATAAAGTTGAAGCATCCAAGGAACACTGCATTTCAATGATTCAGCTTCTTACGCGTTATGGTAAACTAGATGAGGCTCAACTATTTGTAGAAATGAGTTCTTTGTTATAGCAGATGCAATATGATCTCCTACTTTGAAAGACTTGGTAGGTTGTAAAGTTACTTCATCAAAGATTTTATAACTTGTATCATACTAACTACTTGGACAACTGTATGAAAATCATAAACTTAGGTTTTGACATCAAATTTCTTAAATACTTTGGTTTGGTGGGAGCAATTTTTTGCTTTAGTTACCAGTATTTAATGATGATACATTTAATTGAATTGTGTTCATCGGATTGTTTTTGAAGTGACTTGGCATTAGAGATTTATCTTCTTTTagcaataaaatatcaaaataaatcaGCAAATAACATAATCCTATGGTTAAATCAAGTAAGACATAATCCTTGCAAGACATATTATATCTTACAATAAAACACGTAAGGTCTATAAAAGTCTACTTCAGACAGAGACACATCTTAAATATcacttcaaaaagaaaaaaaaaacattactACTTTAAGAAAAACCAAAAAGGGCCATATCCCCATAGAACATCAAAGATCTTAAACACTATCATAAAGTCACCAacctaacttttcacccaaccATTGCAAGCGAAGATCTTCTGGCAAGGTGAAAAAAATTCCAGTATAATTAGGATGATGATGAAGCCATTCAACAGCTTCAAAGTGGTACTTTCCAACCCTAATTTACATACTGCTTCAGTTATTTCAGAAGGCTTCCAAACTTCAGCATTTGTACGTTCAATAGCTTGTGCAATTTCCTTCATTGCCATAGACATCTCTTTTAACTCCTCTGCACAATCACTTGTCATTGGTGCTGCTTGAGGTACTAGATCTCTATTAAGTCGTCGCGATTTGGTAGGTCTTTTGATCTAAGACTTATGTTGCATACTTAGCATGCAAGCTAAGTAACCAGCATAAGCAACTACGGCCAAGATTGCATTGTTTTCGGATACATAACAGAATTACTTTTTTCATGAACTCACATCATAAAACATACACTAACTTTATTTTCTCACTAATAGCATGAACATgtcaataaacataaaatataaatgaCTTAGATGTTCCTTACTATAACCTTTTAAAAGATAATACAATTAGATCAGATATAATACAATTATGGTGGAGACTTACATGCAGTTATTTTCATGTGAAGTTGTTAGTTGAGAaacgttagatgatttgacatGTTTGACTAAATTGTTATTTAATGGTTCTTAATTAGCAACTTTATATGATGATAACTGCATGTGAGTTTGGTATCATATTTAATATCCTGGAATTGAATTCACGCGAGAATTTAAATTCAGTTCGCTGAGCTTGTACATGAGAATTGTTACATTCTCATTGCAAATCAAATCTATCTCCATCGTTTTGTTCCAAACCAAGGAATCCAATTCACTTCATATATTATGAGCTAGGCTCTAAATTTTTGTGAACacaatttctatttttttttttgggtggaAATTCAGAAGCTAATTCAAATAGGGTTAGTAATTTATGAAATAGGAACAAAAACGTGGTCCACACGGAGAAACAAACCAATAAGATGCGTTTACTTTATCCTTTTCCTTCATTATCCATTGGCCATAACATAACTGCTACTTGATAAAAATATCtcagattttttttcatttccttctaagtttcttcttttgctgagttttttttctttaccTTTTATTTTCAGTGCTTAATAAGTATCTGATAGCATATATTCATATATCTTGGTGATTGAACAGTCTCATCACTTGCTTCATTTGGAACCATGAATGAAAAGTAGAGAAAATGTGTTAACTTTTTAAGTCCCTTTTTTTATCAAACAAGGATGGTTACATGCAATTCACACTTCTATGGTTCTGCTCCTTCACTTCTTCCTATCTCGGTTGGAAAGTTCCAAAGCTCTTGTGAATATCACTCCATAGCCTCTTTGAAATTCACTCAAGTCTtagcaaaagagaagaagacaAAACCAAAGGTGCCTCCAATCCAAAATGAACTTCACATCAACCTTGTAGAAACACAACAGCTTCATTGCCAGTTGCTCAAGAACTGTTCCGATTGCGCTTATAGACTCACTTTTCCTGCACTTAAGTCCTACTCTAGCAATGCAGCACTTTACAGCTTCTTGATAACATCTTACATTAAGAACAATTGCCCTGAAGATGCAGTGAAAATATATATCCATATGCGAAAAGCCGGTGCCAAAATTGACAATTTCATCATACCATCAGTTCTCAAAGCATGCTGTGTTGTCCCTTCAGCTCTGCTAGGACAAGAGGTGCATGGTTTTGTGGTCAA from Arachis stenosperma cultivar V10309 chromosome 9, arast.V10309.gnm1.PFL2, whole genome shotgun sequence encodes the following:
- the LOC130951273 gene encoding pentatricopeptide repeat-containing protein At1g71460, chloroplastic-like isoform X2, whose translation is MESTVPIPTSAATPTSSLSLSLFSSNTNRTSLQLPFNFKPPPSITTQQQQPPPPNNPKLKFAFQPQNDAVSGKSRTTLLGGAELDVSSFVNVIESLGDANAVQEGFKVHAILVKNGYFHASLYIKVCLVRMYFRCGKIELARRVFDESSERDVALWGAMVAGFAHHGMRIEALQYVRLMVHEGIMPNSALMMGVLPLVGELGALRIGQEAHAYLVKKKFYYEQVRIRTALVDMYSKCGDVGSGRRVLSSLVERGISCWSALIAGSVSSGGFQKAVKSMVRMQREGLRPNHVSVASILSVCAQSRALKRGKEIHAYALKHWFLPHVSIASSLIVLYSKCGLIEYCRNLFDGMERKNVILWTAMIDAYVENGCFPEAFGVLRSMQLTEYRPDTVTTARMLSLCSKLKLVKFGKEIHGQCLIKVQ
- the LOC130951273 gene encoding pentatricopeptide repeat-containing protein At1g71460, chloroplastic-like isoform X1, coding for MESTVPIPTSAATPTSSLSLSLFSSNTNRTSLQLPFNFKPPPSITTQQQQPPPPNNPKLKFAFQPQNDAVSGKSRTTLLGGAELDVSSFVNVIESLGDANAVQEGFKVHAILVKNGYFHASLYIKVCLVRMYFRCGKIELARRVFDESSERDVALWGAMVAGFAHHGMRIEALQYVRLMVHEGIMPNSALMMGVLPLVGELGALRIGQEAHAYLVKKKFYYEQVRIRTALVDMYSKCGDVGSGRRVLSSLVERGISCWSALIAGSVSSGGFQKAVKSMVRMQREGLRPNHVSVASILSVCAQSRALKRGKEIHAYALKHWFLPHVSIASSLIVLYSKCGLIEYCRNLFDGMERKNVILWTAMIDAYVENGCFPEAFGVLRSMQLTEYRPDTVTTARMLSLCSKLKLVKFGKEIHGQVLKRDFASVHYVSAELINMYGTCGFIDKANLVFDAVLDKGSMTWTALIRAYVYKELYKDAIDLFDDMISRGCAPNRFTFEAVLSVCDKAGFVEEAFRIFNLLSRYKVEASKEHCISMIQLLTRYGKLDEAQLFVEMSSLL